From the Lolium rigidum isolate FL_2022 chromosome 2, APGP_CSIRO_Lrig_0.1, whole genome shotgun sequence genome, one window contains:
- the LOC124689433 gene encoding putative disease resistance RPP13-like protein 1 has protein sequence MSLPAVAWGISVAGWIMSPIISKLLDKLLSHCKSNKEETLCHLLTDVLPRLTLTLEAAEAINHSKLFEDMVRGLKSAFYDMEDILDELEYIRHQKMLDAQNNSKSKKKKKRLKITSDDEAGSSNQDICIEPSSALTGPLNARLKDSMAKIEDLITKARGIITLAESPSKGKTVTAKNMHTRTTSAPVELVTGRDEDRDRITRMLRDTEDVNSRSNNNKCFSVIGIYGISGSGKTTLAQYVCNVGDIFKEMYEAASVDKKKACPEYNSLDVLEKELEKKLKDKRFLLVLDDIWCNKDVGQQQLPKLLSPMKAGKRGSKILATSRNKDAFSDLGPGVACNVFPIRDLDDQAFLELFMYYALGSTNPDDSGEMELRSIGAEISQKLKRSPLAARTVGGQLRKKQSNVEFWKITRDRDLLDETIGALLWSYQQLDEQIRRCFSYIIIFPRRHSLDRNELVKLWVAEGFIQTANPEEDPEVVGQCYFDELLATSFMQPGESKWGDPCYLVHDLMYDLAEKVAGNDCFRIENGQRRQVPRDVRHLFVAKGQMATKEIFELKNLRTLIIHDTKSANDVFLQKVFKKLLKLRVLVVDYEYENRGNGTIKIPESIGRLKHLRHLSLIVPTNSKLILPGTLTNLYHLQALILKCYDELEFPSDIDMSKLSNLRHISMSNFGKTLPNIARLTSLQTLERFEIRIEHGHEIKQMRDLNKLQGNLLIRDLGNVKSKNEAQEANLAAKTRLTGLELVWFDGTTSPEVEAEVLEGLCPPGGLKSLAISGYKGLGYPSWMMGVQNGGPEYLNTLLLDKCYQLGPAPKLFDCFIHLRELIIWDCCWDYLPDNVKDLRCLKTIWFSSCPNIKSLPELPLSLEDFKTSRCDRGFTESCQQVDHPNWQKLQHVKKCRFIP, from the exons ATGTCTCTCCCAGCTGTGGCATGGGGCATATCAGTCGCAGGCTGGATCATGTCGCCTATCATCTCCAAGCTTCTGGACAAACTCTTGTCCCACTGCAAATCCAACAAAGAAGAGACGCTTTGTCACCTGTTGACGGATGTTCTCCCTCGGCTGACGCTTACTCTAGAAGCAGCAGAGGCCATTAACCACAGTAAACTATTTGAGGACATGGTGAGGGGTCTCAAATCTGCTTTCTATGACATGGAAGATATACTTGATGAACTGGAGTACATTCGTCACCAAAAGATGCTGGACGCGCAGAACAACTCCaagtcaaaaaagaaaaagaagaggctcaagaTTACTTCGGATGATGAAGCTGGCTCCTCAAACCAG GATATTTGTATTGAACCGAGTTCGGCTCTCACAGGACCTTTAAATGCCCGCTTGAAAGATAGTATGGCCAAGATAGAAGATCTCATAACTAAAGCACGGGGTATTATTACATTGGCAGAGTCGCCAAGCAAGGGCAAAACTGTTACTGCCAAAAATATGCACACACGCACTACTTCAGCTCCAGTAGAATTGGTAACCGGACGAGATGAGGATCGTGACCGGATAACAAGAATGCTTCGTGATACAGAAGATGTCAATTCAAGatcaaataacaataaatgtTTCTCTGTAATTGGCATTTATGGCATTTCAGGGTCTGGGAAGACAACCCTCGCACAATATGTTTGCAA TGTAGGTGACATTTTCAAAGAGATGTATGAGGCAGCTTCAGTTGATAAGAAAAAAGCATGTCCCGAATACAATAGCCTTGATGTCTTGGAAAAAGAATTGGAgaagaaactaaaagacaaacgaTTCCTCTTAGTACTAGATGATATCTGGTGCAATAAGGATGTCGGTCAGCAGCAGTTACCCAAGTTACTTTCTCCAATGAAGGCTGGAAAGAGAGGAAGCAAGATCCTAGCGACAAGTCGCAATAAAGATGCATTTTCAGATCTAGGTCCTGGTGTGGCATGTAATGTTTTTCCAATACGTGACTTGGATGATCAAGCCTTCTTGGAACTGTTCATGTATTATGCCCTTGGCAGTACAAATCCAGATGATTCAGGTGAAATGGAGCTCAGAAGTATTGGGGCGGAAATTTCACAGAAGTTGAAAAGATCACCTCTGGCAGCCCGTACGGTGGGAGGACAACTACGGAAAAAACAAAGCAATGTTGAGTTTTGGAAAATAACTCGAGACCGGGACCTTTTGGATGAGACTATTGGGGCTCTTTTGTGGAGTTACCAGCAACTTGATGAGCAGATCAGGCGATGCTTttcttacatcattatttttcctagaagaCATAGTTTGGACCGTAATGAGTTAGTTAAATTGTGGGTGGCAGAGGGGTTCATACAGACTGCTAATCCAGAGGAGGACCCGGAAGTTGTTGGGCAGTGTTACTTTGACGAGTTACTGGCAACCTCATTCATGCAACCAGGAGAATCAAAATGGGGTGACCCATGCTATTTAGTCCATGATCTTATGTATGATTTGGCAGAGAAAGTGGCAGGGAATGATTGCTTCAGAATTGAGAATGGCCAGAGAAGACAAGTTCCTCGTGATGTTCGCCATCTTTTTGTTGCGAAGGGACAAATGGCTACTAAGGAGATTTTTGAACTGAAAAACTTGCGCACTCTCATTATTCATGATACTAAATCTGCTAATGATGTATTCTTGCAGAAAGTGTTCAAAAAGCTGCTGAAATTGCGAGTACTGGTCGTAGATTATGAATACGAAAATAGAGGCAACGGTACAATAAAAATCCCAGAAAGTATTGGACGCTTGAAGCATCTGCGCCATCTTTCTTTAATTGTTCCAACCAATTCCAAGCTAATTTTGCCAGGAACATTAACCAATCTCTACCATCTGCAGGCTTTAATTTTAAAATGCTACGATGAATTGGAATTCCCTTCTGATATAGATATGAGCAAACTTTCCAATTTGCGGCATATAAGCATGAGCAATTTTGGAAAGACATTGCCCAACATTGCCAGGCTAACATCACTCCAGACGTTAGAACGTTTTGAAATAAGGATTGAACATGGACATGAGATAAAACAGATGAGGGACCTGAATAAGCTTCAGGGCAATCTGCTTATTCGAGATCTTGGTAATGTTAAAAGCAAGAATGAAGCACAAGAAGCAAATCTAGCTGCTAAGACACGGCTGACGGGATTGGAACTAGTGTGGTTTGATGGTACGACTTCACCAGAAGTTGAAGCAGAAGTACTTGAGGGTCTTTGCCCACCAGGGGGTCTTAAAAGTCTGGCAATCAGTGGGTACAAGGGTCTGGGGTACCCAAGTTGGATGATGGGTGTGCAGAACGGCGGCCCTGAGTACCTTAATACACTTTTGCTCGATAAATGTTATCAATTGGGGCCTGCTCCCAAACTATTTGATTGTTTCATTCATCTTCGTGAGCTCATAATTTGGGACTGCTGCTGGGACTACTTGCCAGACAATGTGAAGGACCTCAGGTGTCTCAAGACAATATGGTTTTCTTCCTGCCCGAATATTAAATCGCTTCCGGAACTTCCTCTTTCTCTTGAGGACTTCAAAACGAGCCGTTGTGACAGAGGCTTCACTGAGTCATGCCAACAGGTAGATCATCCGAACTGGCAAAAACTTCAGCACGTAAAAAAATGTAGATTTATACCTTGA